CAGATCATTTGTTCTGCATATCAAAATAGCAAATTAATGTATTGCAGTTCTTTCTGCGGAAGACTTGTATATAAAAGTTAGGAACTCATCCTTCCATTACCTTCTCACATGACAGTAGTCCTCACTCTCAATTTGCATTCGAGAGATCATGCCAACTCCAATGCCATGGTTTCCACCTTCAAAATACTTGCTCATGCTCATAATAAATTGACTTGATCTGCAACATTCAACCAAAAACATATTCATGTAAAACTGTGACAGTGAAGTTCTCATAGCAGACTTCCTTTTAGTTCAAAAGTCATACTTATTGTAACATGGCTTCTGGTAAACAAAAAAGAGACTTTTGGTTGCGAAGGCATGAGAAGCAACAGCAAGAACCACTTCCATGCTTTGTCTTGAAAATGTTGATGCTCCAACAGAACAGTGTTGATAAGATAAACGTCTAATCCCAACATGTAGTTTGCCAGTTTCATCCCTTGAAGCAAAATCAAAGGAAATAAATCAAATGAGGTATGAAAAGCTAAAGATTCTCCAAGATGCATAATTGCAGGAGACGTAACTCAACAGTAACGACCAAAACATGCCATCAGAAAAGTACCTTAAGAACACAACTAAATCTCCGGCAAGCAATTTCTTACTAGTAACGAATGTACTCCAGCCATTTGTGAGTGAATGCCTCCGTGGTTGGCCTACTCAGTGTAgttaagatttaaaaaaatggacAGAAAAATAATAGAACATCAAGATATAGATATAGCTCATTCACATAATTTTGGTGTTCTTCTTGATATAAAAAACAAAGAATAGAAACATCTTAGTCTAAAAAGTTCAACAATGGTCGTTTTCATTTTTGACGATGAGCCATAAACTCAAAATCCTACCATAGCAGGTAAAATTTTAGTCTCATTCTTTGTCATTTGTCAAGTTGAATAACAAAACAATAATTCACGTGGTCGATATTCAATCTTAACATAGGAGAGGAGGGATTGCCTTGGTGTGCATGTTTAAAGCGCCATTCATTTCCTTTAAGATCCTTTGCTATCAGTTCTTGGCATGGTTTTTCTTGTCGCATGTCCTGATCATTGAAGAAACCAatccaaaaaatcaaaatccagTCAACGAGTTACCTtaaatatttacacataaaagaaatacaataataactacgCCACAATCCCAGGCTAGTTGGGAACGGCTATATGAATTCACacacacaacaacaacatacccagggTAGTCCCACTCTCTGGGGTCTAGGAAGGATAGTGTATAtaaaccttacccctacctcaaAGGTAGAGAGATTGTTTCCAATAGACCCTCGACTCAAGGAAAAAATCGTCCGAGTCAGAATTCATacacgcaaaaaaaaaaagaggaaaaatttgagaaacatataCAATTAATTAGTGCATTACCAAGGGAGGAAAGCATTTGACAGCATCTTTCAGGGGCACAGACAGTCCCCAATTGCTTTTTATATCAGATTGAGTCAAACACTTGCAAAACGACTGGAACTGGGGCCTTGGATTGTCTAGAGGACTAAAATCCGCAGCTGTTGGCTCATTTTGCTGCAAGGAGTGGTATTCTTGGCTGTAAACAAGAGTTTATCCTGGATAATCTTTACAAATCAAGTAAATTGAGTTCTTACATCTTGATTTGGAATTAATATGGTCTCAGCATAAACCTCTTCCGTCTCATGTTCAACCTACCAAAAATAACTATTGCAGACAAATGGCTCCGCAAATCTTACTTTAAACAAATACTGCTTCAGAATAAAATGGTATAATACATAAAAGCACTCAAACTTGGCCTCAACTAGCAAATACGTATTCCAACCTTGAGCTTGCAcatctagacacctcaacttggTGTCAACCGAAAACTAGATACTCCAACTCATGGACACCTAACGCTTATGTGACACATAAATTTTGGAGGTGTCTAGATGATCCTTTTGTGAGTTGGAGTTATTGAATTGACACAATGGAGACCAGTTGAGGTATCTAGCTATGCATACCTAAAGTTGGAGTGCTTACTTGCCAATTGGGGCTAAGTTTGTGtgtttgtttatatattatgcctaatAAGATTAGCACGTCTAAAATGGACAATATGTAGCAATTAGGGACCATTAACTTCAGATCATTTGGGTGCCTCAATCAGTCAAGTTTTCTTGAGTCTATGAGATTCTCATAAACCCAATATCAGAACACGAATCACTAGAGTTGATTCCAACAATTGGGGCTCATTGCTCTAATCATACTTCTTCATCAACTTAAAGAATAGGCTTTGTTGGTGAGCACGTTGGACCATGGAGGATCCATATGCATGGATAAAATCACATGATGCATGGAATTCACAAATTATCAAACTGCTAGTGAATATGGGTCACTTACCTCATTGTGAATCTTTTATCAAAAAGGACCTACACCTAAAAGAGGAATTTCTAATACAGCACTAAATGTTGGTACTCAAATCACATGGTCTATGAGTACAAAAAACAAATTGTGATTAGCAATAACCATGAGATCTAAATTGTCAACAATAACAAGCTCGTAAACATTGGAACTAGCTAAACAAGGGATCTAATTGTCTAATAATagtcatcaacaacaacaaataactaCTACTGAAACTACTAATACAACTATTCCTCATCCCCAAGCAAGTAGTGGTCACGTTATGAATCCTCACACATCATATCGCTTCATTTAAGCTCTAATTGCCTAGCATAGAATGATTTGCACTTCAAGATCTTTTCTTGGGTGAAATCATTTCTTCCCACTGGACCTTCTGTATTGTGAATATATAGGGTGCAAATACCAATTTCATGTAAGAATTTcctaaagaaaattaaatgacaCTAACATGGAGGAGATTGTTTATTCCTAACCaatcccaagaataataggcaaaAGTCCTTAAGATCCATCAATCTTACTACACCAACTCCCACAAAAAGGTAAAAACTATCTCAAAAACATTTGAAATGATCAATTATCACGCATACCAGAAGACGAATATGAAGAACACGACAAAGGATCTTTGGAGGTAAGTTGGACAATTGTAGTTTTTCAATCAGCTCCTGGTTGGATGATTGCTCCAGCTGGCCAAAACCAAAAATTCATTAGGAAGAAAAAAACACAAGCTTAGTAGCCTAGTTTACTGAATTCAACTGAACCTGTATTCTTTAACTCATAAACATACAATAACATACCACATGGAACATAAAGCCATAAATATAGGAcccataatttcaaaaactacCAAAAAAATCCCTAAAATTGTTAACCTGCTCCACATGAAGTCTTGGAAAGTAGTATACTCTCTCCCCAGCCTTTGAAACATCCAACAATGAACCAGAACAGGCCTTCCATATTTCCCTACACAGATCATCATCACCTGACAAATCACCCAcccaaaaaacaaaacaatCTATAAATCAATAACGTCAACAACATATCCCGTGTAATCCCACATCACGGCCTTGCCCCTAtgaaggtagagaggttgtttccaacTATCAAATGAAGCACATCAAAATCAGTAAGAAAGGAAAATACAGTAATAGTAAAGAAATCATAAAGCAGTAGCAAAGACAgtacataaacaattaatctaTAAATCAAGAGTGAAAAATGTCcccttttttttgtataaaaacaaataaagctAGAATCTTGAACCTTTAAATGGCATATGATTTAGGTATTTCTGCTGTGAAAACCGCAATTGATCAACCATAATCAAAGCACAAAAAAAGTATACAACTTGCTAAAGGGAACCACTAAAGACAATCTTTTTTAGGTTAATATCTATCACAATCACAATTTTGGTAGGTACAGTAAAGATAAAAGGAACTGACATCAAAATAAGTACTTATTAATTCAATCAGCAACGATGCTTCTTCGTTTTTTCTTCATCCCCAACCCCCCCCCCAAGCCCAGCCCACCCctctatttttaaatatgttcatTTTTCTCCATTAACGCGGCTTCATTAGGCTTCACTCTTTTGTGTAGCAGTGTGTGGAAAAAGAGTAGTAACACGGCCACACAAATATGCAAAAGGTCTGAATTGGATACTCGCATGCGGGGTGGCTGTACGGTACACTATTGATAACTTTGCTTTGGTAATTTCCTATTTTCGGTTTTAATTTATTCGTGTGATTTTAattctatgaaattttttaaaataaaaaaaatttataaatctttATGATCTTAAATGAAAATGGGACGATTAGTGCTTCGTGGGAGAGAAAGATAATCATCTTTTTCGTATCTGTGTTTCAGAAATAATGTTCTTAATTAGTGTCGTTAAAACGGGCTTAGCCATGGGACCGGCCTAACCCAATTCGTTATTGGGATATGATTTTTCAAGTTCATTTAAAACTAGGGATTATAAGTCCGACCCAAATAAGCTTTTGGCTCCTAAGGCTTGATCGGAATCGGGGTCGGGTCGACCCATGGGTCAAAACTTTTTATGAAAGGTAACTTACAATAATCTCTCTAAGATATAATCTAATTGCTTAAATACACGTTATGTTGTAACATTATGAATCTTACTAAATTTTGGTACGTCCGAATACGTGTATCTCGAAATATATGGATCCAAAATTAGGTTAATTTGTTCTAGATAAACTCTAACCAAGTAGATTCACATGTATTCTGAATACAT
This DNA window, taken from Solanum lycopersicum chromosome 5, SLM_r2.1, encodes the following:
- the ARF24 gene encoding auxin response factor 24 isoform 2 (isoform 2 is encoded by transcript variant 3), yielding MVDQLRFSQQKYLNHMPFKGDDDLCREIWKACSGSLLDVSKAGERVYYFPRLHVEQLEQSSNQELIEKLQLSNLPPKILCRVLHIRLLVEHETEEVYAETILIPNQDQNEPTAADFSPLDNPRPQFQSFCKCLTQSDIKSNWGLSVPLKDAVKCFPPLDMRQEKPCQELIAKDLKGNEWRFKHAHQGQPRRHSLTNGWSTFVTSKKLLAGDLVVFLRDETGKLHVGIRRLSYQHCSVGASTFSRQSMEVVLAVASHAFATKSLFFVYQKPCYNKSSQFIMSMSKYFEGGNHGIGVGMISRMQIESEDYCHVRRTNDLEQISLSQSQQTTNFMLEEDQYMQDSEAVLDCAQSTMIDLEIRQQTIGSLNNIHCFAPVEDNGLQLHAAVARENNEGSIPKDTVSTHTRDEDLYELFKDFDFPDSTNTSLDTIALDLGSDWFRSTLQGVMIPQFG